A window of Rhododendron vialii isolate Sample 1 chromosome 13a, ASM3025357v1 contains these coding sequences:
- the LOC131314725 gene encoding serine/threonine-protein kinase PCRK1-like isoform X1 — translation MKCFHFTNGEKEGRDGGGVVSRTTSKVSTWARSLSIASSALDARRSEFDSDSRDSLDFLTQHRRANDLRVFTFAELKTATRGFSRGLIVGEGGFGCVYRGVVTVSECGNGPDSNSKKIDVAIKQLDRNGFQGHKEWINEVNFLGVVKHPNLVTLVGYCAEDDERGIQRLLVYELMRNKSLEDHLLARVASPLPWMARLKIAQDTARGLAYLHEEMDFQLIFRDLKTSNILLDEDFNAKLSDFGLARQGPAAGLSHISTSVVGTVGYAAPEYVQTGKLTAKSDVWSFGVVLYELITGRRALERNLPRSEQKLLEWVRPYVSDSKKLRLILDPRLEGQYCIKSAQKLASLANKCLMKQPKHRPKMSAVVEMLGDIIGEATLGDDGTTQPDKETEEAEVETRDEVVSCKQETYSRKGDFDLKEMISLRTRSIGKLDWRNWTPGTVKTR, via the exons ATGAAGTGCTTCCACTTCACGAACGGAGAGAAAGAGGGCCGCGACGGCGGTGGCGTCGTTTCGAGGACCACGTCGAAGGTGTCGACGTGGGCGCGCTCCCTCAGCATAGCGTCCAGCGCACTCGACGCGAGGCGGTCCGAGTTCGACTCCGACTCCCGCGACTCGCTCGACTTCCTGACTCAGCACCGCAGGGCAAACGACCTGAGGGTGTTCACCTTCGCCGAGTTGAAAACGGCCACCAGAGGGTTCAGCCGGGGCCTCATCGTCGGGGAGGGAGGGTTCGGCTGTGTCTACAGAGGTGTTGTTACGGTTTCTGAATGCGGTAACGGTCCTGACTCGAATTCGAAGAAGATCGATGTGGCTATCAAACAGCTCGATCGCAATGGCTTCCAG GGGCACAAGGAGTGGATTAATGAGGTGAACTTCTTGGGTGTAGTCAAGCACCCTAATCTCGTCACATTAGTGGGATATTGTGCAGAAGATGATGAAAGAGGGATTCAACGGCTTCTAGTGTATGAGCTTATGCGTAACAAAAGCTTAGAGGACCATCTATTGGCCCGGGTAGCATCTCCACTGCCATGGATGGCTAGATTAAAAATTGCCCAAGACACTGCTCGGGGTTTGGCTTATCTGCATGAAGAGATGGATTTTCAG CTAATATTTCGAGATTTGAAAACTTCAAACATTCTTCTGGACGAGGACTTCAATGCAAAGTTGTCAGACTTTGGACTTGCCAGGCAGGGTCCAGCTGCTGGACTAAGTCACATTTCAACATCA GTTGTTGGTACAGTAGGTTATGCGGCTCCTGAATATGTTCAAACTGGCAAGTTGACTGCTAAAAGTGACGTTTGGAGCTTTGGTGTGGTTCTCTATGAGCTAATCACTGGAAGGCGAGCATTGGAAAGAAATTTGCCTCGCAGTGAGCAGAAGCTCTTGGAATGGGTGAGACCTTACGTGTCAGATTCAAAGAAACTCCGCCTTATTCTAGACCCGCGACTAGAAGGCCAATATTGCATCAAATCAGCACAGAAACTTGCGTCTCTAGCCAACAAGTGCCTCATGAAACAGCCCAAACACCGCCCTAAAATGAGTGCAGTAGTTGAAATGTTAGGAGATATTATTGGTGAGGCAACATTAGGAGATGATGGTACCACCCAGCCCGACAAAGAAACTGAAGAGGCTGAGGTAGAAACCCGAGATGAGGTTGTATCATGCAAACAGGAGACTTATTCCAGGAAGGGGGATTTTGACTTAAAAGAAATGATCAGCTTGAGGACCAGATCTATTGGGAAGTTGGATTGGAGAAACTGGACACCTGGGACAGTAAAAACAAGGTGA
- the LOC131314725 gene encoding serine/threonine-protein kinase PCRK1-like isoform X2, with amino-acid sequence MWLSNSSIAMASSIQGHKEWINEVNFLGVVKHPNLVTLVGYCAEDDERGIQRLLVYELMRNKSLEDHLLARVASPLPWMARLKIAQDTARGLAYLHEEMDFQLIFRDLKTSNILLDEDFNAKLSDFGLARQGPAAGLSHISTSVVGTVGYAAPEYVQTGKLTAKSDVWSFGVVLYELITGRRALERNLPRSEQKLLEWVRPYVSDSKKLRLILDPRLEGQYCIKSAQKLASLANKCLMKQPKHRPKMSAVVEMLGDIIGEATLGDDGTTQPDKETEEAEVETRDEVVSCKQETYSRKGDFDLKEMISLRTRSIGKLDWRNWTPGTVKTR; translated from the exons ATGTGGCTATCAAACAGCTCGATCGCAATGGCTTCCAG TATTCAGGGGCACAAGGAGTGGATTAATGAGGTGAACTTCTTGGGTGTAGTCAAGCACCCTAATCTCGTCACATTAGTGGGATATTGTGCAGAAGATGATGAAAGAGGGATTCAACGGCTTCTAGTGTATGAGCTTATGCGTAACAAAAGCTTAGAGGACCATCTATTGGCCCGGGTAGCATCTCCACTGCCATGGATGGCTAGATTAAAAATTGCCCAAGACACTGCTCGGGGTTTGGCTTATCTGCATGAAGAGATGGATTTTCAG CTAATATTTCGAGATTTGAAAACTTCAAACATTCTTCTGGACGAGGACTTCAATGCAAAGTTGTCAGACTTTGGACTTGCCAGGCAGGGTCCAGCTGCTGGACTAAGTCACATTTCAACATCA GTTGTTGGTACAGTAGGTTATGCGGCTCCTGAATATGTTCAAACTGGCAAGTTGACTGCTAAAAGTGACGTTTGGAGCTTTGGTGTGGTTCTCTATGAGCTAATCACTGGAAGGCGAGCATTGGAAAGAAATTTGCCTCGCAGTGAGCAGAAGCTCTTGGAATGGGTGAGACCTTACGTGTCAGATTCAAAGAAACTCCGCCTTATTCTAGACCCGCGACTAGAAGGCCAATATTGCATCAAATCAGCACAGAAACTTGCGTCTCTAGCCAACAAGTGCCTCATGAAACAGCCCAAACACCGCCCTAAAATGAGTGCAGTAGTTGAAATGTTAGGAGATATTATTGGTGAGGCAACATTAGGAGATGATGGTACCACCCAGCCCGACAAAGAAACTGAAGAGGCTGAGGTAGAAACCCGAGATGAGGTTGTATCATGCAAACAGGAGACTTATTCCAGGAAGGGGGATTTTGACTTAAAAGAAATGATCAGCTTGAGGACCAGATCTATTGGGAAGTTGGATTGGAGAAACTGGACACCTGGGACAGTAAAAACAAGGTGA